One window of Ignavibacteriota bacterium genomic DNA carries:
- a CDS encoding D-tyrosyl-tRNA(Tyr) deacylase: MRALVQRVSSASVSINGSLHNNIGKGMLVFLGVTHKDTTEAANYLARRCADLRIFEDAQQKMNLSVKDISGEVLVVSQFTLYADTRKGNRPSFVDAAPPQQAEALYGEFVKFLRHEIGDARVATGVFRAMMDVQLVNDGPVTVMLEDKS; this comes from the coding sequence GTGAGAGCATTAGTACAGCGGGTGAGTTCGGCAAGCGTGAGCATCAATGGTTCACTTCACAATAACATCGGGAAAGGAATGTTAGTATTTCTGGGAGTGACACACAAAGACACAACCGAAGCGGCGAATTATTTAGCACGACGCTGCGCGGACTTGAGAATCTTTGAAGATGCTCAACAGAAAATGAATCTTTCTGTGAAAGATATTTCCGGAGAAGTGTTGGTTGTTTCTCAGTTCACATTGTATGCGGACACACGAAAAGGAAATCGTCCGAGTTTTGTAGATGCCGCTCCGCCACAACAGGCAGAAGCATTGTACGGGGAGTTTGTGAAATTTCTTCGTCATGAAATCGGTGATGCGAGAGTGGCGACGGGAGTTTTCCGTGCAATGATGGATGTCCAACTTGTCAACGACGGTCCGGTTACGGTAATGCTTGAAGACAAATCGTGA